The following proteins are encoded in a genomic region of Cryptomeria japonica chromosome 11, Sugi_1.0, whole genome shotgun sequence:
- the LOC131860374 gene encoding replication protein A 70 kDa DNA-binding subunit A-like: protein MLGRETPPSTKHALKFGADLPYPQNGPSENISPIKSLNPYQNNWTIKGRITNKRKMHQYNTPKCNGQVFSFNIIDEEGCEIRITSFEEIAELYYHRVEKGASYIISKGTVKDANTVYNKLNSHLEIILTETSVLKRYAPNVVETEKKTRFTPINEVLTTTNNTLVDVIGVVVNVGEISIIRRKDGSTVNKRIVKINDMSTLTIDVNLWCPPSEQLGSDLKNMHTSGTFVILVVQNARVGYFNRKFINISASTTFEINPSIPEVDPLRLRGIVQQCLDPHSSAIHSKINQYQRMSIASILQCLNIVPETIETTITVVLRFIKEDHFYYTACPLQLPITVQW, encoded by the coding sequence atGTTGGGCCGAGAAACCCCACCCTCCACTAAACATGCTCTTAAATTCGGTGCAGATTTGCCTTACCCACAAAATGGTCCCTCTGAAAATATCAGCCCTATTAAAAGCTTGAACCCTTACCAAAACAACTGGACCATAAAAGGCCGCATAACAAATAAGAGGAAGATGCATCAATATAACACGCCAAAGTGCAATGGCCAGGTTTTTAGTTTCAATATTATAGACGAAGAGGGTTGTGAAATTAGAATCACTTCCTTTGAAGAAATTGCAGAATTGTACTATCATCGAGTTGAAAAAGGAGCTTCATATATTATTTCCAAAGGTACTGTAAAAGATGCAAACACGGTATACAATAAGCTTAACAGCCACCTTGAGATTATCTTGACTGAAACTTCAGTTTTGAAGCGATATGCCCCTAATGTTGTTGAGACTGAAAAAAAAACACGCTTCACCCCTATTAATGAAGTTCTCACCACTACCAACAATACTTTGGTtgatgttattggtgttgttgtcAATGTCGGAGAGATTTCTATAATTCGTAGAAAGGATGGCTCTACTGTAAACAAGAGAATAGTAAAAATAAATGATATGTCAACTTTGACAATAGATGTTAACCTTTGGTGCCCGCCATCTGAACAACTAGGCAGTGACTTGAAGAATATGCATACATCTGGAACATTTGTCATCCTTGTTGTTCAAAATGCAAGGGTTGGTTATTTCAATCGAAAATTCATTAATATTTCAGCATCTACAACTTTTGAAATTAACCCTTCTATTCCTGAAGTAGACCCACTCCGTTTAAGAGGCATTGTACAACAATGCCTTGATCCACACTCTTCAGCTATCCATAGCAAAATTAACCAGTATCAAAGAATGTCAATTGCATCCATCCTACAATGTCTTAACATTGTGCCAGAAACCATTGAGACTACTATTACAGTTGTCTTGCGCTTCATAAAGGAAGACCACTTTTACTATACAGCTTGCCCATTACAGTTGCCCATTACAGTTCAATGGTAA